TTTAAAAGCAGCAGAGGTAGGCGGACAAACACCAATCTGCGACTGTCGGCGTGTTTTGCAACGCCTGCCAGATCAACTTATGGATGCCATACGTACTAACGGTCTTCGTTATATCCGACGCTTACCCAAAGAAAGTGATGATTACATAATGGGTTGGAGTGAAACTTTTGAAACTGAAAATCTTAGTATTGCCGAAGAAAGATGTAAGGCAAGGGGTTGGAACTGTACTTGGGAAGGCGATATCATGGTGATGATTAGCAACGTAGAGGGTATTCGTCGCCATCCACACACAGGTGAAGAGGTTTGGTTTAATCTAATTACTAGCTTTCACTCCTCAAGAAAGGAACACATATTACGCATTACACCACCGGAATTTTTGGGTGATTTAATATTATCTGTTAATTCAGATAAAAAGAGAAAATCTTCAGTCCTGAAGCTGATAGTTGGAGTTTTTAGCCCATTATTACTAAGATTCGGCAGCAAGATACTGCCAGTACTTCTATTTTTGGAAAAGTTGAATAGTACTGGGAAGATTTTTATAGATTGTACCCTTGGCAATGGTACTCCTTTTACACGCGAGGATATTGAAGCAATGTGGGATGCTGTCATTGCTGAAACTATAGTTCTTAACTGGCAGCAAGGAGATATTTTGTTTCTTGATAACTTACGATTTGGACATGGACGCAGGCCGTTTCGAGGTCAGCGGCAACTTCTTGTCAGTTTAGGTTCTTAAGTCATGGGGTAATGGGTAATGTTCGGAGTAATGGGTTGTGTTGAAAAAAAAACTAGGACTAGTTGGTGGTATTTTGAGGATTAATACAGAAAGCCGATTACTTGAAAAATCTTCAGGTCGATGGCAAATAATTTCCGCAGCTTTCATTGCATTAGCCATAGGACTCTCATCTGTCTACGTTTTTTCACAATATCGGTCTAATATTCAGACTCACCCATTAAAATCCTATAAAGCAGCTCCTGTCATAGTTGCGATTACTGCCCTGGGACATCTAGAGCCTCAAGGCGAAGTGACTCAATTATCTGCCCCCAGTTCACTCTCAGGTAACAGAGTAGAAAAACTGCTAGTCAAAGAAGGAAGCAGAGTTCGGGCAGGGCAAATAGTGGCATTACTCCAAGATTATGCTAAAGCGACAGCGGCACTGCAACAGGCACAAGACAAAGTTAAAGTTGCTAGAGCTAGATTAGCGCAGGTTAAAGCCGGAGCAAAATCGGCAGACATTGAAGCTCAAAAAGCAGTAGTGACCCGTTTAGAAACTCAATTAAAAGGAGAAGTTAGCACTCAACAAGCAACAATTGCCCGCTTACAAGCTCAATTCAACAACGCTCAAACCGAGAATAATCGTTATCAGCAGTTATATACAGAAGGTGCTATTTCAGCTTCTATTGCAGATAGCAAGTATTTAGAACTTCAGACAATACAACAACAATTCACAGAAGCTAAAGAAAACTTAAACAAGAGTATTCATACTCTTAACGACCAGATAGAAGAGGCAAAAGCCAGGTTGGTAAGTCTTAGCGAAGTGCGTGATGTAGATGTTCAGGTGGCACAAGCCGAAGTCGAAAGTGCCATGACTGCAATTACACAAGCAAAAGTAGAACGAGATTTAACTTATGTTAAATCTCCTATAAATGGAAGAATTTTAAAAGTTCATACCAAAACAGGAGAAACTATTGGCAATTCAGGAATTGTTGATATAGGTGAAACGTCTCACATGTATGTTGTGGCGGAAGTTTATCAAACTGATATCAAAAAAGTGCGTGTAGGTCAAAAAGCCAGCATCAGCAGTACTACATTTACTGGAAAATTACGGGGAATAGTGAGCGAGATTGGTTTACAAGTTAGCAAACAGAGTGTTTTAAGTCTTAATCCAGGGGTAGATACAGACCGGAGAGTAATTGAGGTGAAAATCCGTATAGATAATCCAGAGGATAATCAACAGGTTGCAAGTTTAACCAACTTACAAGTAGATGTAGCTATTCAAATATAATTGCCATCATCAGGTTAGTTAAAATAATTACAACCGGGAATTATGAATTTTAAAATTCCTTTAGCTTGGCTACAACTAGCCCAAAACAAAGTTCGTTTTTTAGCAGCTGTGGCTGGGATTACTTTTATTGTAATTTTGATATTTACACAACTTGGTTTCCAAGATGCTCTTTTTTCAAGTGCTATCAGAGTACATCATAGTCTCCAAGGAGATTTATTTTTAGTTAGTTCTCAGTATAAATCTTTAACTTCAAATCAAAGCTTTTCTCGTACTCGTTTATATCAAGTTTTAGGATTTAATGGTGTTAAGTCAATCAGTCCGATGTATTTGGGCTTTGCTAAATTCAAGAATCCAGTAAACGGCGAAAAATACTCCATATATCTGATTGGTGTTGAACCAGGGAGAATAGCTCTTAATTTACCAGAAATGGAGAGTAATTTAGATAAAATTAAAATTCCTGACATGGTTCTTTTTGACCAAAAATCTCGATCTGAGTTCGGGCCAGTTGCTGAAAAATTTAAATCAGAAAATACTGAGCAAATAGTCGAAATATTTGCTTTTAATGCAGTTAAAGGTTATCGAGTTAAAATCGGTGGTCTATTCAGCTTGGGTCCTTCTTTTGGAGTAGATGGTAATTTAATTGTCAGTGACTCAACTTTCCTCAGAATATTTCAAAATAACCGAACTTCAGAAATGATAGATGTAGGTGTGATAATTCTTGATTCTGGTGTCGAGCCACAAAAAGTTCTGACCAATCTACAAAACAATTTGGGTCATGATGTCTTAATTTTTACCAAACAAGAGTTTCAAGACTTTGAGAAAAAGTATTGGGCTACAAGAACACCTATTGGTTTTATATTTAACCTTATGCTCGTAATGTGTTTTATTATTGGTATAGTCATTGTCTATCAAATTCTTTATAGTAATATTTCAACTCAAATAACAGCCTATGCTACTTTAAAAGCTATTGGATATACTAATAAATATTTACTAAATGTAGTATTTAAACAGGCTTTAATATTAGCAGTATCGGGTTATATTCCAGGTTCTATTATTTCTTCATATATCTACAGCTTCACAGCAAAAACTACCAATTTACCGATGAGAATGAGCTTAAGTAATATATTAATTATTTTAATTTCAACAATTTTAATGTCTACAGTTTCCGGACTGTTAGCTATGAATAAACTACGCTCGGCAGATCCAGCAGATATTTTTTAGTTAAGGAAAATGGTTCTTCCGGTAGTTTGATGGTGATTATTAAAAGTTACTGAATTATAATGATTATAACTTAGTGATATTAATGCCTGCAATATAGATTTAATAAGTGTTTAAGAGATATTAAGCATAGTTTAAAACACCAAAATTATCAGATAAATTATAAAATTGTAAAGTTTTAGGTGTTCGCGATGAAGTTTCCTGTAGAGCAAATCTTGAATCTTCCCGATATGAAAGTATTAGATTTTCAAGAAATTGAAGGGGAATAAATAACTATAACAATAGAAAAAAGGGTGAATTACTCGACTTGCTCCTAGTGTTCTCAAAGTACTCATAGTATACATCAAAATCACTGGCGGATGATTCATGATTTACCTTGGAATAAAAAAACAGTTCTATTAAAAATAAATCGTCACCAATTTAAATGTCATAAGTGTAAAAAAGCAAAGAGTGAACAACTGGATTTTGTAGATAAAAGTAAAGGATATACAAAAAGATTAGCGACGGATATAGTGCTACAAGTATTAAATAGTAAAATTCGTAGTGTTGCCGAAAGAAATGGACTAAGTTATGAAGAAGTAGAATCAATGTTAAAAAATCTTGTATCGCAAATATTAAGCATAAACTTAAGTCAGATAAAAAAGTTAGGTATAGATGAAATAGCTTTAGTTAAAGGATAAGGAAACTATTTAGCAGTATTAGTGGATTTAGATACTCATAAACCAATTGAGATGGTGCAATCAAGACGACCGTTATTAGCAAGTAAAAACACAGGGTTGGTGTGTCCGATTTGCTCCAAATGGCACTCAGAAAGTTTTGTACGGTAACGACTGTTGGAAATAAATGTTTAGTTACAAGCTGTTTTACGTCTACGCTAAGGGACTTGCGGAGAAATAAAGTACCAGTCATTCTAGAAGAATAGGAAGCGCGGATCTGCCCGCGCCTGTTCTCAATTTCTAGAATTGGAATCACAGGGTTGATGCTTACCGACACTATAAAATTTACCTTCAAAGATGCAGCCAAGAAACTAACTGGCAGCAGTAAAAGAGACTTCATGGCAAAAGTTACCGAAGATTACTTCGATAATTCAGCACGCATTGCAGAAACAGTGTTGGGATGGAATCGCCAGAGTATACAACTTGGCTTGCATGAACGGCGGACGGGGATAGTCTGTGTAGATAACTATCAGGCAAGGGGAAGACACAATAGTGTTGAGATTCTGCCCAATTTAGAATCGGATATTCATTCATTGGAAGATGCTCAAGCCCAAGCTGACCCAAAATTTCAATCAACCTTTCTGTATGCGCGCATTAGTGCCAGAGCAGTAACAGAGGCATTGGTGAGTGTTCATGGCTACGACGAGAGCGAATTACCATCTCGCCAAACCCTGGGGACGATTCTCAATCGCTTGGGGTATCGCCTAAAAAAACACAAAAAACCAAGCCTTTGAAAAAGATTCCCCAAACAGATGCCATATTCGAGAATGTGTTCCGAGAAAATCAGGCATCAGATGAAAATCATAAATCGTTGCGAGTGTCTATAGATACTAAAGCCAAGGTAAAGATTGGCAACCTTTCCAGAGGCGGTAAAGCCGGAACATTGGAGGCAAAAGCGGCGGATGACCACGATACACAGTGGCAAACAGTTTTAGTTCCTTTTGGCATTCTCAACACCCACACTTCAAAGCTATCGATTTACTTAGGGCAGTCGGCTGAAACTAGTGATTTTATTGTCGATTGTTTAACCGCTTGGTGGCATGAGAATCAACACAATTACCAAGATATTAATGAATGGGTAATTGACCTTGATGGTGGTACCGCAACTCGTAGTAACCGCACACAATTTATCAAACGCATGGTTGAACTGTCTCAAGCGATTAATTTAAAAATCCGGCTAATTTATTATCCTCCGTATCATAGCAAGTACAATCCCATAGAGCGGTGTTGGGCTGCCCTAGAGAACTATTGGAATGGCGCTATTTTAGATTCTGTTGAAGCCGCAGTAAACTGGGCTTCCAATATGACTTGTCAAGGGATTACACCCATTGTTCACCGAGTTGAAACCACCTATGAAAAAGGAATCAAAGTTTTATCACAAGAGTTAGAACAGTACCAAACTCTATGGCAGCGTTCTGAAACATTACCCAAATGGGATATTACTATTGTGCCTGTTTAACTGGTATTTTATTTTCTTGCAAGTCCCTAAATGCTGGGCAAATTTTGAATCGCGGATTTTAAAAGTCATTATCCGTAAAGGGAACTATGGATGGTAAAAACCTTTGAAAAGATGGGTAAAATTGTAAAGTTGCTGCATAATCATCTGTTTGTGAGACTGACAGTTCAATTGTTTGCTGCTCTTTTTCATCAAAAAGCAACTGAATTTGATAATTAGTCCAGAATTGCTCGCCTAGTTCATCTTCTAAATCAAAAAGTTTTTCTTCATCATCCCATATATTTGACCAAAGGACTATCTTATTAGCCCGAAAATGGTTTTGACCTGTTGTATCTGCAATGACAAAATATGCTTCGACATTTAAATCAAATCCCAAATCATCGGCTTCTGTCTCTGCTATTTGACAGTTAACCACTATTAATGTATCGGGGTTAACGTTTACTACCTGCTCTTGGCGCTTTAATAATTCTTGAAGCACGAAATCAGGCAACAACTGGGAGCTCTCCTCAAGTAATTGTTTTTGAGTTTCTGGGGAGTAACGAGTTTTTAATTCTTGCGTGATTAAAGTTAAAATATCTTCAGTAGCTAAATTGACAACTATCTTTTTATCTGCGGGATTCAGGAAACTTCCAAGATTCAGATTAATGTGTTTTTTAATTGGCATAGTTCTGTTAAATTATTTTAAATTGAGCAGATCTCCGTGAAAAAGCATCTACCCAAACACGCGGCGGAAATATTCTTGGCTGCGTTTAACAATGCGCTCTCTGAATATGGCGAAGAAGCGTTGCCTATCCTTTTGACCTTGGCTCAAGGTTGGAGGTAAGCGAATTTCTTAACCGAAAGCGCACTGGCATTTTATCAGATGGATAAATTAACAGGTTTTGCTGTAATTGTTCCAGAGAAGAACGACCATTGACTAAATCCCAGTCGAAGTAGTGGAGTAATAATGCTAGCATCATAGTTGCTTCCAGTATTGATAGATGCTCTCCCAAGCAACGATGAGGCCCTGAGCCAAAGTCTATCATTGGCAGTGAGCTAGTTTCCTTACTCTTGTCTAACCAACGTTCTGGCAGAAATTCAGAAGGATTAGCATAGACTTCTGGATCTCTTCCAGCAGCAAGCATTGACCAGGATATTCTTGTACCGCGAGGAATCGCTTGACCCTCAATTACAGTGTCGCGTTGAGTCTCCAATGAAGTCGAGCCTGATGCAACTGAATAAAGGCGCAACGTCTCCTTGATAATTGCGCGAATATAAGCCAATTCCTTGAGGCTTTCTGTATTAAGACAGCCAAAGTTTTGCCAAGAAGAGTCAACGATGTCCCGTGCTTGCTGAAAAACCCTTTGATTTAAGCTCAACTCTCCGACTGCAAAGGATAAAGTATGGGCTGTTGTGTCAGTACCAGCTATTAATAATTCAACAGATTCTGCTATTAATGTTTCACGATTGTATTTTGGTTCTTTAGCAGCGATTTTGACTAACATTGATTCCTGAAACAAAGGACTTACCTGTGGTAAATGGGTCTTGTTTTGTTCTCTGATCTGTAAAGCTAAGTCTACACGGGGAGTTAGAAATTCCTCCAAACATCGCCTTGCTGCCCAATAATCTCGTGAATTTTTAGTCGGCAAATATTTCATCCATATCTTCTCGCCAGTAGCTTGTCGGAGAAACCGATAGCCTAAAATAGACATCGCTTCGTATAGCTTGAGAACTTCCAGGGGCGGTCCTTCATGACTAGTACTGTTTCTATCCGCAGGAATGCCCAGTACTAGACAAGAAATCACTCTCATTGTTAGTTCTACAAATAGAGGATCTACTTCAACTTCTTTTGGTGGGGCTGCTTCCTTGAGTGTCTCAATTACTTGTTCACAGGCAAGACTAATCATTTCTACATATTTGGAAAGACTGCTAGAACTAAATTCTGGGTTCCAAGCCTTGCGTCGCCACTGCCACTCAGTCCCAGTTTCTCCTAGTAGAATGGGACTACTGATGTCGTTCCAAGCTTTGCGTAATTGCTCAGACCTGATTAAGCTACCATCTTTCATTCCATTGACAATGGTATTTTCGATAATTTTTGGTTTACTTAAAATGACAACTGGGTTGTTGCCATTCCAAATAACATACATCGGGCCTAACTGTTGACTCCAATCAAATATTTGCCGGAATAATTTCTTCTGTTTCACTGCTGCTAATATTTGAGTCAGATTTCCTAACAGCCAGTGTTTGGGAGGAGAAGGGAGTGATTGTAGCGATTTGTATGCGTTCTTTTGTTTCCACCAGCGCCACCCAATTGTTCCCGCTATGCCTAAGACTGTAGCGAAATATGGAAATGAGTTAGAATAAGCAATCTGAGCAGTAATGTCTTGAAACATGAATCCGCCTTTGTCCACCAAAAACTTCAGATTACCCAGATACTAACTTATTGTTTCCCAATCCTTTATTTCCCAGTTAAATTTTTCGTGGTTGGGTGCAACTCTAAGAAGTAAGTCGGCGTTTGATTGCGTGCATCCGTAGTTTGAAAGCGCCAATTTACAAATATTGGCTCCAGCGCTGAGGTCAGCTCAGTTTTAGCGTCTCCCCTTGGGAGAAAGCAGCTATGTAAGAAGTATTAAATTAAGCCTTGGTGTAATTGAAAATATTGTAGAGTATAGAATTGCCCTCAGTATTGCCCGACGCAACTCACCCTATGACTACCGCACCCTTAAGCTGGCAAGAACTAGAAACCCTCACGGACTATCAAATAGATACCGTTAATGGTCTTACCAACGCTAGAGCCAGGTTGCGGTTGTTTGGTCAGCCAGAATCTGATGTCCGGGTAACGCTGTACCGCGATAACCACGCCTGGTGTCCTTACTGTCAAAAAGTTTGGTTATGGCTAGAGGAAAAACAGATCCCCTACCGCATCGAAAAAGTGACAATGTTCTGCTATGGAGAGAAAGAAAGTTGGTACAAACGTAAGGTACCATCAGGAATACTCCCCGCGATCGAGCTAGATGGACGGATTATTAAAGAAAGCGATGACATTTTGATCGCTTTGGAAAAGGTATTTGCTCCATTGAACCAAGGCATGGAAGAGCGCATGGTGCTTCCACTACGTCAATTAGAACGACTTTTATTTAGAGCATGGTGCGCTTGGCTGTGTTCAAAAGCTGGTTCCTCTCAACAAGAACAACGCAACCGAGAACAATTTATCGGAGTGGTGGCTCAGGTCGAGTCGGCTCTGGGTCGCACCCCAAGCCCTTATTTTCTATCGGGCTTCGGCATCGTCGATGTCATTTTTACGCCATATCTCGAACGGATGAATGCGAGTCTTTACTACTACAAAGGCTACTCACTGCGAGAGAAAAACCCTCGTTTGAGCTTCTGGTTTGCGGCAATGGAAACCCGACCAACCTACTGCGGTACTCAGAGCGACTTTCACACCCACGTACATGATTTGCCGCCTCAGATGGGGGGTTGTTGGGAAAACGGCGAAACGCAGATGCTTCTCAATAAAGCGCGGGTGGATAATGGCCCGTGGTTTGGGCTACCAGATGTTACTTATCCAGAACCGGAAAACTCCCGTATGGAAGCTCTTCAACGAACTATCGAACACCGCGTCAATATTATCCGAGTCAACCCCAAAGATGATAAATTGTTTGATCAAGCCCTACGTTGTGCTTTAACACAGATGATGACAGGTGAAGACTGTGTACCTCCATTGGGTTCTGATGTCGCTCTCCGATATTTGCGCGATCGGATTAATGTACCACGAGACATGTCCATCTACGCAGCAAAGCGATTGAGGGAATCCCTGGAGAAAACCGCAGCCCTTGCGGGTGATGGGCAGCCAGCCCCCATTTCCACTAAGCATCGACGAGATCAAGACCCATCTAATTTTGTCATCAAGTAGGATTACCTCACTCATCCTGGCATAGAGCGCGACTTTAACAGTGAACGTTCCATAGGTATGGTAGTATTTGGGGGGAGCAGATTATTGGTTATGGCGACCTATGCAGAGGGGCTGAATATTCTTCACCACGCCAATGTTGGCAATAATCAGCACGAGATCGATGCCGAAACCACACCATTACGAAATCCAGAGTATTATCAGTATGACTTGAATCTGGCAGATATTGCCGAAGTCTGGCGGCGGGGTAGTGTAATTGCTTCAAAGCTAATTGGATTTGACAGCGATCGCCTTATTGACAAGCCGCAATTTAGAAGAGTTTGGTGGTCGTGTATCAAATTCTGGCGAAGGGCGCCAGAATGCGAACGCAGCAATTGAATCTGTAGCGACTCCGGTGAAAAGTTACGCGCTCTTTGCTCGTTTTAGCTGGCGTGGAGAAGCAAACTTTGCCGAGAAACTTTTGTCAGCTATGCGCTATCAGTTTGGCGGGTATGATGAAAAAGCTAATTCTTAAAGAGGTTAGTCATGGGAACTCCTGATTCAGACGCACTGGTATTTTTTGGGGCAACAGGTGACTTGGCCTACAAGAAAATCTTCCCCAGCCTTCAGGCAATGGTACGACGGGGGAATC
This Nostoc sp. C052 DNA region includes the following protein-coding sequences:
- the devC gene encoding ABC transporter permease DevC, coding for MNFKIPLAWLQLAQNKVRFLAAVAGITFIVILIFTQLGFQDALFSSAIRVHHSLQGDLFLVSSQYKSLTSNQSFSRTRLYQVLGFNGVKSISPMYLGFAKFKNPVNGEKYSIYLIGVEPGRIALNLPEMESNLDKIKIPDMVLFDQKSRSEFGPVAEKFKSENTEQIVEIFAFNAVKGYRVKIGGLFSLGPSFGVDGNLIVSDSTFLRIFQNNRTSEMIDVGVIILDSGVEPQKVLTNLQNNLGHDVLIFTKQEFQDFEKKYWATRTPIGFIFNLMLVMCFIIGIVIVYQILYSNISTQITAYATLKAIGYTNKYLLNVVFKQALILAVSGYIPGSIISSYIYSFTAKTTNLPMRMSLSNILIILISTILMSTVSGLLAMNKLRSADPADIF
- a CDS encoding ABC exporter membrane fusion protein, producing MRINTESRLLEKSSGRWQIISAAFIALAIGLSSVYVFSQYRSNIQTHPLKSYKAAPVIVAITALGHLEPQGEVTQLSAPSSLSGNRVEKLLVKEGSRVRAGQIVALLQDYAKATAALQQAQDKVKVARARLAQVKAGAKSADIEAQKAVVTRLETQLKGEVSTQQATIARLQAQFNNAQTENNRYQQLYTEGAISASIADSKYLELQTIQQQFTEAKENLNKSIHTLNDQIEEAKARLVSLSEVRDVDVQVAQAEVESAMTAITQAKVERDLTYVKSPINGRILKVHTKTGETIGNSGIVDIGETSHMYVVAEVYQTDIKKVRVGQKASISSTTFTGKLRGIVSEIGLQVSKQSVLSLNPGVDTDRRVIEVKIRIDNPEDNQQVASLTNLQVDVAIQI
- a CDS encoding TauD/TfdA family dioxygenase, whose product is MTTTTIPFQLSFQEIGEDFLNKDAVSKINSIFVEHGAVLLRGFPLKTAEDFADIAAQLITTPMDYMGGTVVRKPVKDLIYTASELPPAVSLPIHNEVATSHKFPERILFFCLKAAEVGGQTPICDCRRVLQRLPDQLMDAIRTNGLRYIRRLPKESDDYIMGWSETFETENLSIAEERCKARGWNCTWEGDIMVMISNVEGIRRHPHTGEEVWFNLITSFHSSRKEHILRITPPEFLGDLILSVNSDKKRKSSVLKLIVGVFSPLLLRFGSKILPVLLFLEKLNSTGKIFIDCTLGNGTPFTREDIEAMWDAVIAETIVLNWQQGDILFLDNLRFGHGRRPFRGQRQLLVSLGS
- a CDS encoding glutathione S-transferase family protein gives rise to the protein MTTAPLSWQELETLTDYQIDTVNGLTNARARLRLFGQPESDVRVTLYRDNHAWCPYCQKVWLWLEEKQIPYRIEKVTMFCYGEKESWYKRKVPSGILPAIELDGRIIKESDDILIALEKVFAPLNQGMEERMVLPLRQLERLLFRAWCAWLCSKAGSSQQEQRNREQFIGVVAQVESALGRTPSPYFLSGFGIVDVIFTPYLERMNASLYYYKGYSLREKNPRLSFWFAAMETRPTYCGTQSDFHTHVHDLPPQMGGCWENGETQMLLNKARVDNGPWFGLPDVTYPEPENSRMEALQRTIEHRVNIIRVNPKDDKLFDQALRCALTQMMTGEDCVPPLGSDVALRYLRDRINVPRDMSIYAAKRLRESLEKTAALAGDGQPAPISTKHRRDQDPSNFVIK
- a CDS encoding transposase, producing the protein MKKIPQTDAIFENVFRENQASDENHKSLRVSIDTKAKVKIGNLSRGGKAGTLEAKAADDHDTQWQTVLVPFGILNTHTSKLSIYLGQSAETSDFIVDCLTAWWHENQHNYQDINEWVIDLDGGTATRSNRTQFIKRMVELSQAINLKIRLIYYPPYHSKYNPIERCWAALENYWNGAILDSVEAAVNWASNMTCQGITPIVHRVETTYEKGIKVLSQELEQYQTLWQRSETLPKWDITIVPV
- a CDS encoding ChaB family protein — its product is MKKHLPKHAAEIFLAAFNNALSEYGEEALPILLTLAQGWR
- a CDS encoding cytochrome P450; this encodes MFQDITAQIAYSNSFPYFATVLGIAGTIGWRWWKQKNAYKSLQSLPSPPKHWLLGNLTQILAAVKQKKLFRQIFDWSQQLGPMYVIWNGNNPVVILSKPKIIENTIVNGMKDGSLIRSEQLRKAWNDISSPILLGETGTEWQWRRKAWNPEFSSSSLSKYVEMISLACEQVIETLKEAAPPKEVEVDPLFVELTMRVISCLVLGIPADRNSTSHEGPPLEVLKLYEAMSILGYRFLRQATGEKIWMKYLPTKNSRDYWAARRCLEEFLTPRVDLALQIREQNKTHLPQVSPLFQESMLVKIAAKEPKYNRETLIAESVELLIAGTDTTAHTLSFAVGELSLNQRVFQQARDIVDSSWQNFGCLNTESLKELAYIRAIIKETLRLYSVASGSTSLETQRDTVIEGQAIPRGTRISWSMLAAGRDPEVYANPSEFLPERWLDKSKETSSLPMIDFGSGPHRCLGEHLSILEATMMLALLLHYFDWDLVNGRSSLEQLQQNLLIYPSDKMPVRFRLRNSLTSNLEPRSKG